A section of the Labrus mixtus chromosome 15, fLabMix1.1, whole genome shotgun sequence genome encodes:
- the tspan31 gene encoding tetraspanin-31 yields the protein MVCGGFTCSKNALCALNVVYMLVGLLLIGVAAWGKGFGLVSSIHIIGGVIAVGVFLLLIAIVGLIGAMHHHQVMLFFYMVILFIVFLFQLGVSCSCLAMNRGQQETLLNSAWGMLENKTKTDLESQLNCCGLLNGTDSRAQFELDVQNCPALCKQKTSCYTCGLKMLDHATEALKILGGVGLFFSFTEILGVWLAVRYRNQKDPRANPSAFL from the exons ATGGTCTGTGGCGGCTTCACCTGCTCCAAAAATGCTCTCTGTGCCCTGAATGTGGTTTACATG CTGGTGGGGCTGCTGCTGATAGGCGTAGCAGCATGGGGGAAGGGGTTCGGCTTAGTGTCGAGCATCCACATCATCGGCGGGGTCATCGCGGTGGGCGTCTTCCTGCTGCTCATCGCCATCGTGGGACTCATCGGAGCAATGCACCACCACCAAGTCATGCTGTTCTTC TACATGGTCATCCTTTTCATCGTTTTCCTGTTCCAGTTAGGAGTTTCCTGTTCCTGCTTGGCAATGAACCGCGGGCAGCAG GAGACACTCCTGAACTCCGCGTGGGGAATGTTGGAAAACAAGACTAAGACCGacctggagagtcagctgaACTGCTGCGGGCTGCTCAACGGCACCGACAGCCGGGCACAGTTTGAACTGGACGTGCAAAACTGCCCCGCT TTGTGCAAACAGAAAACTTCTTGCTACACCTGCGGACTAAAGATGTTGGATCATGCAACCGAGGCCCTGAAGATCCTCGGGGGCGTCGGACTCTTCTTCAGCTTTACAGAA aTCTTGGGGGTGTGGCTGGCCGTGCGCTACAGGAACCAGAAGGATCCACGAGCAAACCCAAGTGCTTTCCTATAG